One window of Streptomyces sp. NBC_00273 genomic DNA carries:
- a CDS encoding helix-turn-helix domain-containing protein produces the protein MALDLLDAEYEGIPLQELMTKASAIARETEHYTSAAVHDARLAGASWQEVARAAVVGETTARSRWNEAQVMRRMAARSRERNTMRRQAQPVLTPSRGTEGEPLAVSRASRQLAGALSYLYKESGLSIREVADNIERSPSYVSRILSVARTPSWQVVCKLAELFGGDPEALRVLWENTQGLAAQPQDLVETTVRLNGALRGLHLSAGCPPVKDICDETRGDLDAEDIADILNGGQIPTWEKTGIFISAVGGCPADFRPLWEAVYNAFLTACDPEPPSQHHGLIDPEEETR, from the coding sequence ATGGCGCTAGACCTGCTGGACGCGGAGTACGAAGGAATCCCCCTGCAGGAACTGATGACCAAGGCATCGGCGATCGCCAGAGAGACCGAGCACTACACGAGCGCGGCCGTCCACGACGCTCGCCTGGCCGGCGCCAGCTGGCAGGAGGTCGCACGCGCCGCCGTCGTCGGGGAGACCACCGCACGCTCCCGCTGGAACGAAGCTCAAGTCATGCGGCGCATGGCAGCCCGTTCCCGAGAACGCAACACCATGCGACGGCAGGCGCAGCCGGTGCTGACCCCATCCAGGGGCACGGAAGGAGAGCCCCTGGCCGTCAGCCGCGCCTCCCGCCAGCTAGCCGGCGCGCTGTCCTACCTCTACAAGGAGAGCGGACTCAGCATCCGTGAGGTCGCCGACAACATCGAACGATCTCCCTCCTATGTCTCCAGGATCCTGTCGGTGGCGCGGACCCCGTCCTGGCAGGTCGTCTGCAAGCTGGCCGAACTGTTCGGCGGTGACCCGGAGGCTCTGCGGGTGTTGTGGGAGAACACCCAGGGCCTCGCTGCTCAGCCGCAGGACCTGGTGGAGACGACCGTCCGCCTCAACGGCGCGCTGCGCGGCCTGCACCTGTCGGCAGGCTGTCCCCCCGTAAAGGACATCTGCGATGAAACCCGTGGAGACCTCGACGCCGAGGACATCGCCGACATCCTCAATGGAGGACAGATCCCGACATGGGAGAAGACCGGCATCTTCATCTCCGCCGTCGGCGGCTGCCCCGCAGACTTCAGACCTCTGTGGGAGGCGGTATACAACGCCTTCCTCACCGCCTGCGACCCCGAACCGCCCTCCCAACATCACGGCCTCATCGACCCTGAAGAGGAAACGCGATGA
- a CDS encoding ATP-binding protein yields MARDLAGMIPLEIGNLAVSGAPDWGLALGLSTAGFAARSFTDSDRTCCRIRGFIEAVLGEWGIGPGPSRDATLTVAWELVGNAIRHALREGHQGSGAWLGLVRKDSAILVAISDPNPQPPRPVRPDIMDESGRGLVLVSVLSTAWGWTFSPTGGKTVWARVPTLQKTI; encoded by the coding sequence ATGGCGCGGGACCTGGCCGGAATGATCCCACTCGAAATTGGTAATCTGGCCGTGTCGGGCGCCCCGGACTGGGGACTTGCGCTGGGGCTCAGCACCGCGGGCTTCGCTGCCCGTAGCTTCACCGACTCCGATCGGACCTGCTGTCGCATCCGAGGCTTCATCGAGGCCGTACTGGGTGAATGGGGCATTGGACCCGGCCCTAGCCGTGACGCCACGCTGACCGTTGCGTGGGAGCTCGTGGGCAACGCGATCCGGCACGCACTTCGTGAAGGCCACCAGGGCAGCGGAGCCTGGCTCGGCCTGGTCCGCAAGGACAGCGCCATTCTGGTCGCCATCTCGGACCCGAACCCCCAGCCTCCCCGTCCGGTCCGCCCCGACATCATGGACGAGAGCGGACGAGGACTCGTGCTCGTTTCCGTGCTGAGCACGGCTTGGGGGTGGACCTTCTCCCCAACGGGAGGCAAGACAGTATGGGCCCGGGTCCCGACCTTGCAGAAGACCATCTGA
- a CDS encoding helix-turn-helix domain-containing protein, with protein sequence MSAVPDPLGHPPLERYLTLPGFTPTVLTMILGYRLRALREAAEISAKDASEVLDCSEAKISRLERGESPLREGDIEVMLRMYGAQHELETVCELARRSKEAGWWERYGSAIIPKWFDKFVGLQEGSKVIRTFEVQLVPGLLQTAEYAYAVAQGGFPATAEEIRAKVELRLRRQDLLERPDAPHLWAVLDWPVLQRPVGGREVMRGQIQHLITMSRRPNIKIQVLPPGCVAIGSPVTLLRFEEYGLPDVVYLEHPTGANYLDKPEETGRYRLMLDDLAVMALSPAQTRKELRRIARELE encoded by the coding sequence GTGTCCGCCGTTCCAGATCCTCTTGGCCATCCGCCGCTTGAGCGCTACCTCACGCTTCCCGGCTTCACCCCGACCGTATTGACGATGATCCTCGGCTATCGGCTGAGGGCGCTTCGTGAAGCGGCAGAGATTTCAGCCAAGGACGCGAGCGAGGTCCTCGACTGCTCCGAAGCGAAGATCAGCCGTCTTGAGCGGGGCGAGTCCCCACTCCGCGAGGGCGACATCGAGGTCATGCTGCGGATGTACGGCGCGCAGCATGAGCTGGAGACGGTCTGCGAGCTGGCCCGGCGGTCGAAGGAGGCGGGCTGGTGGGAGCGGTACGGCTCGGCGATCATCCCGAAGTGGTTCGACAAGTTCGTCGGGCTCCAGGAGGGTTCGAAGGTCATCCGCACCTTCGAGGTGCAGCTGGTTCCCGGGCTTCTGCAGACCGCGGAGTATGCGTACGCCGTAGCTCAGGGTGGTTTCCCGGCCACGGCTGAGGAAATCCGGGCGAAGGTGGAGCTGCGGTTGCGCCGGCAGGACCTCCTGGAGCGGCCCGATGCCCCTCACCTGTGGGCGGTGCTCGACTGGCCCGTGCTGCAGCGCCCCGTGGGCGGCCGGGAAGTGATGCGGGGCCAGATCCAGCACCTGATCACGATGTCGCGCCGGCCGAACATCAAGATTCAGGTCCTGCCGCCGGGCTGTGTGGCGATCGGCTCCCCTGTGACGCTGCTGCGGTTCGAGGAGTACGGCCTTCCCGATGTCGTCTATTTGGAGCATCCCACGGGAGCCAACTACCTCGACAAGCCGGAGGAGACGGGCCGGTATCGGCTCATGCTCGACGACCTGGCGGTGATGGCGCTCAGCCCGGCGCAGACGCGCAAGGAGCTGCGGCGGATCGCGCGGGAGCTCGAGTAG
- a CDS encoding helix-turn-helix transcriptional regulator, with product MTILPPEPNLEALRQELARLRGERGWSYDELASRTGLSRRTLIEIEQGRTTGSLPTWHALGHAFDVPLGGLFVALCDGHEPPGGKSP from the coding sequence GTGACGATCTTGCCGCCCGAACCGAACCTCGAAGCGCTGCGCCAGGAACTCGCGCGCCTGAGGGGTGAGCGCGGCTGGAGCTATGACGAACTGGCCAGCCGGACTGGCTTGTCCAGGCGCACCCTCATCGAAATTGAGCAAGGTCGCACCACTGGCTCCCTGCCCACCTGGCATGCCCTCGGCCATGCCTTCGATGTCCCGCTCGGCGGCCTCTTCGTAGCACTCTGCGACGGCCACGAACCGCCCGGCGGCAAGAGCCCCTAG
- a CDS encoding DUF6083 domain-containing protein, translating to MSAGIFAAMRSTNTHLGHLRDGSSPRHRHRALRIATDSPSCLLRTAEGGLCPDCGNQVHWYRGIEHQPVRLHPHELPTAAVPEVHRWHIGAGVAYPAGDGSPWCRIAHRTLCPAHDTPEHLTQPLVRLRQRLALQTRRLLDDGAFTPPGQHAPAGSRPMPPCRPARPVVDVLGSRYLAKQPIQEIRCVARTHRGTRCLNRVLASRKPHGTWRLTTLLPGRPPVLPAVEIAVYDLGHLAHAEQQRWRAQRCPTHALIPKAADMARDDWEIFDPLLHRQHVATRLPVGAQGRPRGRA from the coding sequence GTGTCGGCTGGAATCTTCGCGGCCATGCGCTCCACAAACACCCACTTGGGCCACCTCCGGGACGGTAGCTCACCCCGGCACCGCCACCGCGCTCTGCGAATCGCCACGGACAGTCCCAGCTGCCTGCTCCGAACGGCTGAGGGCGGCCTGTGCCCCGACTGTGGCAACCAGGTCCACTGGTACCGAGGCATCGAACACCAGCCCGTCCGCCTCCACCCACACGAACTGCCCACCGCAGCCGTCCCCGAAGTCCACCGCTGGCACATCGGCGCCGGCGTCGCCTATCCGGCGGGCGACGGAAGCCCCTGGTGCCGCATCGCCCACCGCACCCTCTGCCCAGCACACGACACCCCCGAACACCTGACGCAGCCCCTCGTCAGGCTGCGCCAGCGCCTTGCCCTGCAGACCCGGCGCCTTCTCGACGACGGCGCCTTCACACCACCCGGCCAACACGCCCCTGCAGGGTCCCGGCCCATGCCGCCGTGTCGGCCCGCCAGGCCCGTCGTGGACGTCCTCGGTAGCCGCTACCTCGCTAAACAGCCCATCCAGGAGATCCGATGCGTGGCCCGGACCCACAGAGGCACCCGCTGCCTGAACCGTGTCCTCGCATCGCGGAAACCGCACGGCACCTGGAGGCTCACCACCCTCCTACCAGGCCGCCCACCGGTACTGCCCGCAGTCGAGATCGCCGTCTACGACCTCGGGCACCTGGCCCACGCCGAGCAGCAGCGCTGGCGCGCCCAGCGCTGCCCCACCCACGCCCTGATTCCCAAAGCCGCAGACATGGCCCGGGATGACTGGGAGATCTTCGATCCCCTGCTCCACCGTCAGCACGTCGCCACCCGGCTGCCAGTCGGCGCTCAGGGCCGGCCTCGAGGACGAGCGTGA
- a CDS encoding SAM-dependent methyltransferase has translation MPPARTSRGTDAFVASTARMYDFFLDGKDHYPADQRACHRLMDIAPQIQTLARAQRRFQLRAVREMARNHQVTQFIDFGCGMPTWENTHEVARRSHAASTVLYVDHDPTVVAHGQALLEEEGTSAVVHGDLRESRDVLTHPDTTDLIDFTKPVALLLVSVLHCLPDRDEPHFLVNDLMRQLPAGSYLIASHLVSEDALLRESVTRLMRDSTGGHWGRVRTSGEAAAFFEDMDIIGPPPGPVTAWQSESELDRVVPGPLLEFGAVARKRS, from the coding sequence ATGCCTCCGGCCCGCACATCTCGCGGGACAGACGCCTTCGTGGCCAGCACGGCACGCATGTACGACTTCTTCCTGGACGGGAAGGATCACTACCCGGCCGACCAGAGAGCCTGCCACCGGCTCATGGACATCGCGCCCCAGATTCAGACACTGGCCCGCGCACAGCGACGGTTCCAGCTGAGGGCCGTACGGGAAATGGCCCGAAACCACCAGGTGACACAGTTCATCGACTTCGGATGCGGCATGCCCACCTGGGAGAACACCCACGAAGTCGCACGGCGCTCCCATGCTGCGAGCACCGTCCTCTACGTGGACCACGACCCGACGGTCGTAGCGCACGGGCAGGCACTGCTGGAAGAAGAGGGAACGAGCGCGGTCGTCCACGGCGACCTACGCGAGTCCCGAGACGTCCTGACCCACCCAGACACCACCGACCTCATCGACTTCACGAAGCCCGTGGCCCTCCTGCTCGTCTCCGTGCTGCACTGCCTGCCCGATAGGGACGAACCCCACTTCCTGGTCAACGACCTGATGAGGCAGCTACCAGCCGGTAGCTACCTCATCGCCAGTCATCTCGTCAGCGAAGACGCCCTGCTGCGCGAAAGCGTTACCCGTCTCATGCGCGACTCCACCGGAGGCCACTGGGGCCGGGTCCGCACTTCAGGAGAAGCCGCAGCCTTTTTCGAAGACATGGACATCATCGGCCCGCCACCGGGCCCCGTCACCGCCTGGCAGTCCGAGTCCGAACTCGACCGGGTCGTCCCCGGCCCACTCCTCGAGTTCGGGGCTGTAGCCCGCAAACGCAGCTAG
- a CDS encoding sigma factor-like helix-turn-helix DNA-binding protein: MTSSHHSAPPAPIAVPAAGVPIRDTPLTVTLPADYTAFCVRNQQAYITYARARSQDAQLARRIVESVLSALVVIWPTVIASDRPASVAWRMLSTQVAAATRQARRQRKDRVRDTMHSTLPAEQADVLLLRYRLNLSWAQTAELMGLEESEVAFQLARGISRLTDADTESGSTSVFT; this comes from the coding sequence ATGACCAGCTCACACCACAGCGCACCGCCCGCCCCCATCGCGGTCCCCGCGGCGGGGGTCCCCATCCGCGACACCCCGCTCACCGTCACCCTCCCCGCCGACTACACCGCCTTCTGCGTACGCAACCAGCAGGCATACATCACCTACGCCCGAGCCCGTTCGCAGGATGCACAGCTGGCCCGCCGCATCGTGGAGTCGGTGCTCAGCGCGCTGGTCGTCATCTGGCCCACCGTGATCGCCAGCGACCGACCGGCCTCAGTGGCATGGCGAATGCTCAGCACCCAGGTCGCCGCCGCCACCCGCCAGGCACGACGCCAGCGCAAAGACCGGGTCCGCGACACCATGCACTCGACGCTTCCCGCCGAACAGGCCGACGTCCTGCTGCTGCGCTACCGGCTCAACCTGAGCTGGGCACAGACCGCCGAACTGATGGGCCTGGAGGAATCAGAGGTGGCATTCCAACTCGCCAGGGGCATCAGCCGGCTCACCGACGCCGACACTGAGAGCGGCAGCACCTCCGTGTTCACGTAA
- a CDS encoding DUF397 domain-containing protein, producing MASYSNGIPADSLEGVTWVKSRHSGPTGNCVELAALGNGGIAMRNSRFPQGPALVYTRAEIVAFLDGAREGEFDSLIA from the coding sequence ATGGCGAGCTACAGCAATGGAATTCCGGCCGATTCACTCGAAGGTGTGACGTGGGTGAAGAGTCGGCACAGTGGACCGACGGGTAACTGCGTAGAGTTGGCGGCGCTTGGGAACGGTGGGATCGCGATGCGCAACTCGCGCTTCCCTCAGGGGCCGGCCCTGGTCTACACGCGCGCGGAGATCGTTGCCTTCCTCGATGGAGCACGGGAAGGGGAGTTCGACTCCCTGATTGCATAA